The stretch of DNA AGCCACCGCGCGTGACGCCAAGTCCCGCCGCGACTCGCTGAAGCGCGAAGTCGAGGACGACGCGCCGGACTACTAGATCTCTTCGGGCAGCCAGCCCCCGTCGATCTCGACGTTCTCACCCGAGACGTAGTCGCTATCGGACCGACAGAAAAACAGCGCCGCGTTCGCCACGTCCTCGACGGTCGCCCAGCGCCCGCGCGGCGCCTCCTCGGGGAACTCGTCGCTGGTCTCGATCACGTACGGCGACACCGCGTTGACCGTAATCCTGTCCTCTTGCGTGTCCGCCGCGAGCATCCGAGTGAACATCAGTACGCCCGTCTTCGCGACGAAGTACGGGAAGTTCGTCGGCCCGACCAGCGCCTTCTCGCTGCTGGCGTAGCCGACGTTGACGATCCGGCCCCACGCCTGCTCGCGCATCGCGGGCAGCGCGCGGCGTGAACAAAGCATCGTTCCGTTCAGGTTCGTCTCGATCACGCGGTTCCACGTGTCGAGGTCGATCGCTTCCCAGTGGTCCGGGGCGAAGTCGCCGACGTTGTTCACGAGCACGTCGACCGGCCCCAGTTCGGCCTCCACCTCCTCGAACAGCGCGTCGACGCTCTCGGGATCGGTCACGTCGCCCTGGACGGTCGTCGCGTCGGCGCCGAACGCCCGCGCGTCGGCCGCCGTCGTCGCCGCCTCGTCGTCGCTGCTGTAGTAGTGGACCGCCACGTCCGCCCCGGCGTCGGCCAGCGCGAGCGCCAGCCCGCGACCCAGCCCCGCGGCGCTCCCGGTCACCAGCGCGACCCGCCCGTCGAGATCAGCGTTCTCCATAGCGCACCGTTCGTCGCGACCCCCAAGCGGGTTTCGCCCGCCCCTCGGCCGACCCCGCCGCTTATGGGCACACGTCGCCTCCCAGGAGCCATGCGCAGGCGCGAGGCGCTGTCGCTGCTCGGCGGCGCCGCCCTCCTCTCCGGACGTGTCGCCGGCCACCCGACGCCGCCGGCTGGCGACCCCGACGGAACGCCGCCGACGCGGACCGACACGGGGTATGGCCCGCTCGCCCGGCTCCCGATCGAGGGCGCCACCGAGGCGGTCGTCTCCGACGATGGGACGACCGCCTACGTCGCCGCGACGACGGGGTACGCGGTCGTCGACGTCTCCGACCCCGACGAGCCGCGCGTGCTCGCCGAGCGCCGCGACCCGCTGGCCGACCGCGAGGGGGGGCCGCTCGCCGGAATCTACGACGTGAAACTCTCCGGGGAGACGCTACTGGTCGTCGGCCCCGCCAACCCCGGGATGAGCGAGCTCTCGGGCGCGCTGTTCGTCGACGTCTCCGACCCCGAATCGCCCGAACGACGGGCGTTCTTCGAGACCGACTACCCGATCCACAACGCCGACCTCGACGGCGAGCGGGCGTACCTGACTGCCAACGACGGCGCCGATCGCGGGCTCGCGATCGTCGACGCCGCCGGTGAGCCGAGCCGTCTCGGCGGCTGGTCGCTCACCGAGCACGACGAGCGCTGGACCGCCGTTCCGCCGCTGCCGCGCACGCTCCACGACGTGTTCGTCCAGGACGGCGTGGCGTACCTCGCCCACTGGGACGCCGGGACGTGGCTGCTGGACGTGACCGACCCGAGCGCGCCGACGGTGATCGCCCACATCGGTCGCGGACCGAGGACGGTCGCCGACGAGTACGAGTCCGGGGCGGACGTCTACGACGGGCTGCCCGGAAACGCACACTACGCCGCGGTCGACGAGGCCGGCGACCTGCTCGCGGTCGGCCGCGAGGCGTGGGCGACCGAGGAGCGTCCGGAAGGCGGGCCGGGCGGGATCGACCTGTACGACGTGTCCGACCCCTCGGAGCTGATCCACCGCTCGACGATCGACCCCCCGCCCACCCCTGACCCGACGCAGGAGGGGACGTGGACGACCGCCCACAACTTCGAGTTCCGGAACGGCATCCTCTACAGCTCGTGGTACCGCGGCGGCGTGAAACGCCACGACGTCTCCGACCCGTCGGCGCCGCGGGAGCTGACGTGGTGGGCCGACCGCCCCCACGCGGAGTTCTGGACCGCGCAGGTCGCCGTCCCCGGATCGACGTTCGTCGCCACCTCGCGGGCGACGCTCGACTCGCCCGCCGCGCTGTACGTCTTCCCCGACGCCGACGGACGGACGCTCTGGGGGTACGACGACCTCGTGACCCCGACCGCGACGCCGACGAGTGTCGAGACGCCAACCTCGACCGATGCCACCCCCCGCGTCGACGCGCCGGGGTTCGGGCCGCTGGCAGCGCTTGCGGGCCTCGGGCTGGGCTCGCTCGCGTGGCTGCGCGGCCGAGATCAGACCTGAGAGAGGTCCGGACTGAGCAGCAGGAACGACCGTGACACAGTTTTTTCGCGCCCGTCGGCGTGCAGGAAAACCGCAAGCTACCAGTGTCCCCGTCCCGAAAGGGGAACGATGAGCGAGGAGAGCCTGAAACAGCGCGTCGAGGACTGGATGACCGGGCAGATGCCCATCATCCAGATGCACGGCGGGCGGAGCGTCGTCCGGGAGGCCGACCCGGAGACGGGCACCGTCACTGTCGAGCTCGGGGGGTCCTGTGCC from Halolamina sediminis encodes:
- a CDS encoding LVIVD repeat-containing protein: MRRREALSLLGGAALLSGRVAGHPTPPAGDPDGTPPTRTDTGYGPLARLPIEGATEAVVSDDGTTAYVAATTGYAVVDVSDPDEPRVLAERRDPLADREGGPLAGIYDVKLSGETLLVVGPANPGMSELSGALFVDVSDPESPERRAFFETDYPIHNADLDGERAYLTANDGADRGLAIVDAAGEPSRLGGWSLTEHDERWTAVPPLPRTLHDVFVQDGVAYLAHWDAGTWLLDVTDPSAPTVIAHIGRGPRTVADEYESGADVYDGLPGNAHYAAVDEAGDLLAVGREAWATEERPEGGPGGIDLYDVSDPSELIHRSTIDPPPTPDPTQEGTWTTAHNFEFRNGILYSSWYRGGVKRHDVSDPSAPRELTWWADRPHAEFWTAQVAVPGSTFVATSRATLDSPAALYVFPDADGRTLWGYDDLVTPTATPTSVETPTSTDATPRVDAPGFGPLAALAGLGLGSLAWLRGRDQT
- a CDS encoding SDR family NAD(P)-dependent oxidoreductase: MENADLDGRVALVTGSAAGLGRGLALALADAGADVAVHYYSSDDEAATTAADARAFGADATTVQGDVTDPESVDALFEEVEAELGPVDVLVNNVGDFAPDHWEAIDLDTWNRVIETNLNGTMLCSRRALPAMREQAWGRIVNVGYASSEKALVGPTNFPYFVAKTGVLMFTRMLAADTQEDRITVNAVSPYVIETSDEFPEEAPRGRWATVEDVANAALFFCRSDSDYVSGENVEIDGGWLPEEI